The stretch of DNA GGGAAGTTGATCGGATACCGCACCGAAGTGTTGAATACACAGTTGCAACCCTTCCCGTTTCTGCTCCTGGCCTTTCCCACTACCCTGGATGAGGTCCCGCTTCGCAAGCATGGGCGTGCGTCGGCACAGGAACCGATTGTCCTCACTCCGGTGACACACGGCAGAACTCTCGTACAAGCCGAACCACTCACGCGTATCGGTGGACTCCTCATGGACCTCAGCGCCTCAGGCTGTGCCGTCCTCCTTCAGCGACCAGTACAGGAGTTTTTTATAGGCATGCTCGTGCGACTCGAGTTCGAAATCGTCGGCACCGGTCGCGTCAACAATCTGACAGGGGCCATTCGAAACGTGTCAATACAGGCTGACGGCACCCAGCTAGGGCTAGAATTCCGCTTTGATGGTAAGGAAACGATCGAGTATCGCGGGTGGGGAGGATCAGTTCAAAAAACGCTCGAATCTGTCGTGCTTCGCAAGCATTCCATCGAGTCCGCCTAGACTGCAGCGGTTGCCGACGACTAGGAAATTTTTGCCCGGTCGTTCTCCGTTAGCCGCACGCAATACCAAGAAATCCACCCACTTCTGTTTTTTCGGTCACACAGGTCAGTGGCATACATCTTGATTAGTCTCTTGGTGCCACACTTCGGCTTGTGAGGGCCGAAGGCCAAATTTAGGGGCCAGAGGGACGACAATCATGACGCTTCACGCTCAGAGTGCCAAGCTCAATCCTCGATGGTGCCTCGCGCAGGACACGATCGATCGGCAGGATATCGATCATTTGATTGAGTGGCTGCGGACCTATCCTCGCCTCACCAAAGGCGCGGTGACCCTGGACTTTGAACGCCAATGGTCGGAATGGTTGGGGCGTCCCTATTCAGTGCACTGCAACTCCGGTTCGTCCGCCAATCTGTTGATGTATTACGCATTGCTGCGCTCCGGCAAGCTGCGCAACACGAACGTGATCGTCCCGAGTGTCGGATGG from Nitrospira sp. encodes:
- a CDS encoding flagellar brake protein, which produces MNASILHRGPSSILAVGLSVQLSLSEEQSQAQYGSSVLGWGDRQWILCEWPFHLGQPIPCSAGMSCRLRYVYDGKLIGYRTEVLNTQLQPFPFLLLAFPTTLDEVPLRKHGRASAQEPIVLTPVTHGRTLVQAEPLTRIGGLLMDLSASGCAVLLQRPVQEFFIGMLVRLEFEIVGTGRVNNLTGAIRNVSIQADGTQLGLEFRFDGKETIEYRGWGGSVQKTLESVVLRKHSIESA